The following are encoded in a window of Citrobacter freundii genomic DNA:
- the rpoC gene encoding DNA-directed RNA polymerase subunit beta', whose amino-acid sequence MKDLLKFLKAQTKTEEFDAIKIALASPDMIRSWSFGEVKKPETINYRTFKPERDGLFCARIFGPVKDYECLCGKYKRLKHRGVICEKCGVEVTQTKVRRERMGHIELASPTAHIWFLKSLPSRIGLLLDMPLRDIERVLYFESYVVIEGGMTNLERQQILTEEQYLDALEEFGDEFDAKMGAEAIQALLKSMDLEQECETLREELNETNSETKRKKLTKRIKLLEAFVQSGNKPEWMILTVLPVLPPDLRPLVPLDGGRFATSDLNDLYRRVINRNNRLKRLLDLAAPDIIVRNEKRMLQEAVDALLDNGRRGRAITGSNKRPLKSLADMIKGKQGRFRQNLLGKRVDYSGRSVITVGPYLRLHQCGLPKKMALELFKPFIYGKLELRGLATTIKAAKKMVEREEAVVWDILDEVIREHPVLLNRAPTLHRLGIQAFEPVLIEGKAIQLHPLVCAAYNADFDGDQMAVHVPLTLEAQLEARALMMSTNNILSPANGEPIIVPSQDVVLGLYYMTRDCVNAKGEGMVLTGPKEAERIYRAGLASLHARVKVRITEYEKDENGEFVAHTSLKDTTVGRAILWMIVPKGLPFSIVNQALGKKAISKMLNTCYRILGLKPTVIFADQTMYTGFAYAARSGASVGIDDMVIPEKKYEIISEAEAEVAEIQEQFQSGLVTAGERYNKVIDIWAAANDRVSKAMMDNLQTETVINRDGVEEQQVSFNSIYMMADSGARGSAAQIRQLAGMRGLMAKPDGSIIETPITANFREGLNVLQYFISTHGARKGLADTALKTANSGYLTRRLVDVAQDLVVTEDDCGTLEGITMTPVIEGGDVKEPLRDRVLGRVTAEDVLKPGTADILVPRNTLLHEHWCDLLEENSVDSVKVRSVVSCDTDFGVCAHCYGRDLARGHIINKGEAIGVIAAQSIGEPGTQLTMRTFHIGGAASRAAAESSIQVKNKGSIRLSNAKSVVNSAGKLVVTSRNTELKLIDEFGRTKESYKVPYGAVMAKGDGEQVTGGETVANWDPHTMPVITEVSGFIRFTDMIDGQTITRQTDELTGLSSLVVLDSAERTAGGKDLRPALKIVDANGNDVLIPGTDMPAQYFLPGKAIVQLEDGIQISAGDALARIPQESSGTKDITGGLPRVADLFEARRPKEPAILAEISGIISFGKETKGKRRLVITPLDGSEPYEEMIPKWRQLNVFEGERVERGDVVSDGPEAPHDILRLRGVHAVTRYITNEVQDVYRLQGVKINDKHIEVIVRQMLRKATIDSAGSSDFLEGEQVEYSRVKIANRDLEANGKVAATYSRDLLGITKASLATESFISAASFQETTRVLTEAAVAGKRDELRGLKENVIVGRLIPAGTGYAYHQDRMRRRAAGEQPAAPQVTAEDASASLAELLNAGLGGSNND is encoded by the coding sequence GTGAAAGATTTATTAAAGTTTCTGAAAGCGCAGACTAAAACCGAAGAGTTTGATGCGATCAAAATTGCTCTGGCCTCGCCAGACATGATCCGTTCATGGTCTTTCGGTGAAGTTAAGAAGCCGGAAACCATTAACTACCGTACGTTCAAACCTGAGCGTGACGGCCTTTTCTGCGCCCGTATCTTTGGGCCAGTAAAAGATTACGAGTGCCTGTGCGGTAAGTACAAGCGCCTGAAACACCGTGGTGTGATCTGTGAGAAGTGCGGCGTTGAAGTGACCCAGACTAAAGTACGCCGTGAGCGTATGGGCCACATCGAGCTGGCGTCTCCGACTGCGCACATCTGGTTCCTGAAATCACTGCCGTCCCGTATCGGTCTGTTGCTCGATATGCCGCTGCGTGATATCGAACGCGTACTGTACTTCGAATCATATGTTGTTATCGAAGGCGGTATGACCAATCTGGAACGTCAACAGATCCTGACTGAAGAGCAGTATCTGGACGCGCTGGAAGAGTTCGGTGACGAATTCGACGCGAAGATGGGTGCGGAAGCTATCCAGGCCCTGCTGAAGAGCATGGATCTGGAGCAAGAGTGTGAAACTCTGCGCGAAGAGCTGAACGAAACCAACTCCGAAACCAAGCGTAAGAAGCTGACCAAGCGTATCAAACTGCTGGAAGCGTTCGTACAGTCTGGCAACAAGCCAGAGTGGATGATCCTGACCGTTCTGCCGGTTCTGCCGCCAGATCTGCGTCCGCTGGTTCCGCTGGATGGTGGTCGTTTTGCGACTTCTGACCTGAACGATCTGTATCGTCGCGTCATTAACCGTAACAACCGTCTGAAACGTCTGCTGGATCTGGCTGCGCCAGATATCATCGTACGTAACGAAAAACGTATGCTGCAGGAAGCGGTTGACGCCCTGTTGGATAACGGTCGTCGCGGTCGTGCGATCACCGGTTCTAACAAACGTCCTCTGAAATCTTTGGCCGATATGATCAAAGGTAAGCAGGGTCGTTTCCGTCAGAACCTGCTCGGTAAGCGTGTTGACTACTCCGGTCGTTCTGTTATCACCGTAGGTCCATACCTGCGTCTGCATCAGTGCGGTCTGCCGAAGAAAATGGCACTGGAACTGTTCAAACCGTTCATCTACGGCAAGCTGGAACTGCGTGGCCTCGCCACCACCATTAAAGCCGCTAAGAAAATGGTTGAGCGTGAAGAAGCTGTCGTTTGGGATATACTGGACGAAGTTATCCGCGAACACCCGGTACTGCTGAACCGTGCACCAACACTGCACCGTCTTGGTATCCAGGCATTTGAGCCGGTACTGATCGAAGGTAAAGCTATCCAGCTGCACCCGCTGGTTTGTGCGGCATATAACGCCGACTTCGATGGTGACCAGATGGCTGTTCACGTACCGCTGACGCTGGAAGCCCAGCTCGAAGCGCGTGCGCTGATGATGTCTACCAACAACATCCTGTCCCCGGCGAACGGCGAACCTATCATCGTTCCGTCTCAGGACGTTGTATTGGGTCTGTACTACATGACCCGTGACTGTGTTAACGCCAAAGGCGAAGGCATGGTGCTGACTGGCCCGAAAGAAGCTGAGCGTATCTATCGCGCTGGCCTGGCCTCTCTGCATGCGCGCGTTAAAGTGCGTATCACTGAATACGAAAAAGATGAAAACGGCGAATTCGTTGCGCATACCAGCCTGAAAGACACGACCGTTGGCCGTGCTATTTTGTGGATGATCGTACCGAAAGGTCTGCCTTTCTCCATCGTCAACCAGGCGCTGGGTAAGAAAGCTATCTCCAAAATGCTGAACACCTGTTACCGCATTCTGGGCCTGAAGCCGACCGTTATCTTCGCTGACCAGACCATGTACACCGGCTTTGCCTATGCAGCGCGCTCAGGCGCATCTGTTGGTATTGACGACATGGTTATCCCAGAGAAGAAATACGAGATCATCTCTGAAGCGGAAGCTGAAGTTGCTGAGATCCAGGAGCAGTTCCAGTCTGGTCTGGTTACCGCGGGCGAACGCTACAACAAAGTTATCGATATCTGGGCTGCGGCGAACGATCGTGTATCCAAAGCGATGATGGACAACCTGCAAACCGAAACTGTTATTAACCGTGACGGCGTCGAAGAGCAGCAGGTTTCCTTCAACAGCATCTACATGATGGCCGACTCCGGTGCGCGTGGTTCTGCAGCACAGATTCGTCAGCTGGCAGGTATGCGTGGTCTGATGGCGAAGCCGGATGGCTCCATCATCGAAACGCCAATCACCGCGAACTTCCGTGAAGGTCTGAACGTACTCCAGTACTTCATCTCTACTCACGGTGCGCGTAAAGGTCTGGCGGATACCGCACTGAAAACAGCAAACTCCGGTTATCTGACACGTCGTCTGGTTGACGTCGCGCAGGATCTGGTTGTGACTGAAGATGACTGCGGCACACTGGAAGGCATCACCATGACCCCGGTTATCGAGGGTGGTGACGTTAAAGAGCCGCTGCGCGATCGCGTATTGGGTCGTGTGACTGCTGAAGACGTTCTGAAGCCGGGCACCGCGGATATTCTGGTTCCACGCAACACGCTGCTGCACGAGCACTGGTGTGACCTGCTGGAAGAGAACTCCGTTGACTCCGTCAAGGTACGTTCCGTTGTATCTTGTGACACCGACTTTGGTGTATGTGCGCACTGCTATGGTCGTGACCTAGCACGTGGCCACATCATCAACAAAGGTGAAGCCATCGGCGTTATCGCGGCACAGTCCATCGGTGAACCGGGTACACAGCTGACGATGCGTACGTTCCACATCGGTGGTGCGGCATCTCGTGCGGCTGCTGAATCCAGCATCCAGGTGAAAAACAAAGGTAGCATCCGTCTGAGCAATGCGAAGTCGGTTGTGAACTCTGCCGGTAAGCTGGTAGTGACCTCGCGTAACACCGAGCTGAAACTGATCGACGAATTCGGTCGTACCAAAGAGAGCTATAAAGTGCCTTACGGTGCTGTTATGGCGAAAGGTGATGGCGAACAGGTTACTGGCGGTGAAACCGTAGCAAACTGGGATCCACATACCATGCCTGTCATCACTGAAGTAAGTGGTTTCATCCGCTTCACTGACATGATCGACGGCCAGACCATTACTCGTCAGACCGACGAGCTGACCGGTCTGTCTTCTCTGGTGGTTCTGGATTCTGCAGAGCGTACTGCAGGTGGTAAAGACCTGCGTCCAGCCCTGAAAATTGTTGATGCTAACGGTAACGACGTTCTGATCCCAGGTACCGATATGCCTGCGCAGTACTTCCTGCCGGGTAAAGCAATCGTCCAGCTGGAAGATGGTATCCAGATCAGTGCGGGTGATGCTCTGGCGCGTATTCCTCAGGAATCCAGCGGTACCAAGGACATCACCGGTGGTCTGCCACGCGTTGCGGATCTGTTCGAAGCACGTCGTCCGAAAGAGCCAGCTATCCTTGCGGAAATCAGCGGTATCATTTCCTTCGGTAAAGAAACCAAAGGGAAGCGTCGTCTGGTTATCACCCCGTTAGACGGCAGCGAACCGTACGAAGAGATGATTCCGAAATGGCGTCAGCTCAACGTGTTCGAAGGTGAACGTGTAGAACGTGGTGACGTTGTTTCCGACGGTCCGGAAGCACCGCACGACATCCTGCGTCTTCGTGGCGTACACGCGGTAACGCGTTACATCACCAACGAAGTTCAGGACGTTTACCGTCTGCAAGGCGTTAAGATTAACGATAAACACATTGAAGTTATCGTTCGTCAGATGCTGCGTAAAGCGACCATTGACAGTGCTGGTAGCTCCGACTTCCTGGAAGGCGAACAGGTTGAATACTCCCGCGTCAAGATTGCTAACCGCGATCTGGAAGCGAACGGCAAAGTTGCGGCAACTTACTCTCGCGACCTGCTGGGTATCACCAAAGCGTCTCTGGCAACCGAATCGTTCATCTCTGCCGCATCGTTCCAGGAGACCACGCGTGTCCTGACCGAAGCAGCCGTTGCGGGTAAACGCGACGAACTGCGTGGCCTGAAAGAGAACGTTATCGTGGGTCGTTTGATCCCTGCCGGTACCGGTTATGCGTACCACCAGGATCGTATGCGCCGTCGCGCAGCGGGCGAACAGCCGGCAGCGCCTCAGGTTACTGCGGAAGATGCATCTGCCAGCCTGGCAGAACTGCTGAACGCAGGTCTGGGCGGTTCTAACAACGATTAA